A genomic region of Cydia amplana chromosome 27, ilCydAmpl1.1, whole genome shotgun sequence contains the following coding sequences:
- the LOC134660539 gene encoding uncharacterized protein LOC134660539, with amino-acid sequence MGYYCTVPQCTSLAGKTKNVKFHRFPRDETMADKWNVILKRGKPYTKYSKVCSLHFTQNDYNVTNMGQWKTLSKDAVPSQNLPKLNPDGTVMVIRKSRTLKYKESRKDEPIDKTEKWSPVGMSHAPPAALPEPALEPDGSLAYRLQTLHAIAAGVSPLSPPPPAPAPPAAKPRKQDAFMQTDPVQEEDEDTDQPNNSYSEASNNSYHSQSEQIAEYPVQYKEPEKSYEPKSYDSKSYDAKSYDSKSYDSKSYDSKSYDSKSYDTKSYDSKSYDPPKDYTKQTDDYIPQTDEEYNKEAEKYALGQKSLNGYDKDQYQKSLDYQKMGQLYGFSDKQEFRNYYPNGYTDSAEILRNQQANLQILQQQHRVTENQNFFTEGIKQEVDLSGEDMYDRGKEIAEREAGMYDAQRRLAQQLSLPPPPQVKQEPEGCENVMQPQGSPYGYSNGLNGVQGYYEQLSRPGPEMLIAKQNALAAHTQLWQNTMKRPFFYSESPHYSGPPLLHRFEDIPRILQ; translated from the exons ATGGGTTATTACTGCACGGTGCCCCAGTGCACCTCGCTGGCCGGGAAGACCAAGAACGTGAAATTCCACCGGTTCCCCCGCGATGAGACCATGGCAGACAAGTGGAACGTGATTCTAAAACGCGGGAAGCCGTATACGAAATACTCCAAAGTTTGCAGCTTGCACTTCACTCAGAATGACTACAACGTCACAAACATGG GGCAATGGAAGACCCTGAGCAAAGACGCCGTGCCTTCTCAGAACCTGCCCAAGCTAAACCCTGACGGAACCGTCATGGTGATCCGCAAGAGCCGCACTCTCAAGTACAAGGAGAGCAGGAAAGACGAGCCCAT TGACAAGACAGAGAAGTGGTCCCCCGTCGGGATGAGCCACGCGCCGCCCGCGGCCCTGCCCGAGCCAGCCCTGGAGCCCGATGGCAGC TTGGCGTACCGCCTGCAGACCCTTCACGCCATCGCGGCGGGAGTGTCGCCGCTgtccccccctccccccgcGCCCGCACCCCCCGCCGCCAAGCCGCGCAAGCAGGACGCCTTCATGCAGACCGACCCCGTGCAAGAAGAGGACGAGGATACCGACCAACCAAACAACAGTTACAGCGAAGCCTCCAACAATTCATACCATTCGCAGTCGGAGCAAATAG CCGAGTATCCAGTACAATACAAAGAACCAGAAAAATCGTACGAACCAAAATCGTACGATTCAAAATCGTACGACGCAAAATCGTACGACTCAAAATCGTACGACTCAAAATCGTACGACTCAAAATCGTACGACTCAAAATCGTACGACACAAAATCGTACGACTCAAAATCGTATGACCCTCCAAAAGACTACACGAAACAGACAGACGACTACATACCACAGACTGACGAGGAATATAATAAGGAGGCCGAGAAATACGCCCTAGGCCAGAAATCTCTCAATGGATACGATAAAGACCAGTACCAGAAAAGCTTGGATTACCAGAAAATGGGACAGCTGTATGGGTTCAGCGATAAACAGGAGTTTAGGAATTACTATCCCAATGGGTATACAGATAG TGCGGAGATCCTCCGTAACCAGCAAGCGAACCTCCAGATACTCCAGCAGCAGCACCGGGTGACGGAGAACCAGAATTTCTTCACCGAGGGTATCAAGCAGGAAGTAGACCTTAGCGGAGAAGACATGTATGACCGGGGCAAGGAGATCGCTGAGAGAG AGGCGGGCATGTACGACGCGCAGCGGCGCCTCGCGCAGCAGCTGAGCCTGCCGCCGCCGCCCCAAGTCAAACAGGAACCCGAAG GCTGTGAAAATGTAATGCAACCGCAGGGGAGCCCCTACGGATACTCAAACGGACTCAATGGTGTACAGG GATACTACGAGCAGCTGTCTCGGCCGGGGCCGGAAATGCTCATCGCCAAGCAGAACGCCTTGGCTGCGCACACGCAGTTGT GGCAAAATACAATGAAGAGACCATTCTTCTATAGTGAAAGTCCACATTACAGCGGCCCGCCCTTACTGCATAGATTCGAG gATATACCAAGAATCCTTCAGTGA